The following are encoded in a window of Magnolia sinica isolate HGM2019 chromosome 11, MsV1, whole genome shotgun sequence genomic DNA:
- the LOC131219411 gene encoding uncharacterized protein LOC131219411, which translates to MKKEAREDDHEVEVLKAVAQAWHGRSGSPRPMKELDTEHSHYNRVRSCSRFKLEAINIVSKELSSSKNSSRWDFSQSLWDSYEIVTLSKKLEAGLVLDHPMDGSGPATRKRRRESKNSLRNLFHRISSKRIDDLNIPRIDDDSKDNFQISS; encoded by the coding sequence ATGAAAAAAGAAGCTAGAGAAGACGATCATGAAGTAGAAGTGCTGAAGGCAGTGGCACAAGCATGGCATGGTCGGTCAGGTAGCCCACGTCCCATGAAAGAGCTCGATACAGAACATAGCCATTACAACAGGGTTAGATCCTGTTCACGTTTCAAGCTCGAAGCAATCAACATAGTCTCCAAGGAGCTTAGCAGCAGCAAGAACAGCAGCAGATGGGATTTCAGCCAGTCCTTATGGGATTCATATGAAATAGTGACCTTGTCGAAGAAGCTAGAAGCTGGGCTGGTATTGGATCATCCCATGGATGGATCCGGTCCTGCTACTCGCAAGAGACGTCGAGAGAGTAAGAATAGCCTACGGAACTTATTTCACCGGATCTCGTCGAAGAGAATTGATGATTTGAATATACCTAGAATTGATGATGATAGTAAGGATAATTTTCAAATTTCTAGTTGA
- the LOC131218455 gene encoding protein DMP9-like yields the protein MDQSDGIPIKIYETSTQDEPSSYPTSPSSTPANGRKRRAVAKGVQKTLSKTSMLVNFLPTGTLLTFEMLLPSVSGNGECSPVSTMMIHVLLGLCTLSCFFFHFTDSFRTAEGKVYYGFVTPKGLALFKSGLGVDVPKDDRFRVGFVDFVHAAMSVMVFVAIAFSDHRVTDCLFPGHVKEMDEVMESFPLMVGVVCSSLFLVFPNTRYGIGCMAA from the coding sequence ATGGATCAATCCGACGGAATTCCGATCAAAATCTACGAGACCTCAACACAGGACGAGCCATCCTCGTACCCCACTTCTCCATCGTCGACCCCCGCAAACGGCCGCAAAAGACGAGCGGTGGCAAAAGGGGTACAAAAGACCCTCTCCAAGACCTCAATGCTCGTGAATTTCCTCCCCACCGGCACACTTCTCACCTTCGAAATGCTACTCCCGTCTGTCTCCGGCAATGGGGAATGCTCTCCCGTCAGTACTATGATgatccacgtccttttgggcctctGCACCTTATCatgctttttctttcatttcacgGATAGCTTCAGGACGGCGGAAGGGAAGGTCTATTACGGGTTCGTAACCCCGAAAGGGTTGGCACTCTTCAAATCAGGTCTTGGTGTAGATGTCCCAAAGGATGACCGTTTCCGAGTTGGGTTTGTGGATTTTGTCCACGCGGCCATGTCGGTGATGGTGTTCGTCGCCATCGCTTTCTCCGATCATCGCGTTACAGACTGCCTCTTCCCAGGACACGTGAAGGAGATGGACGAGGTGATGGAAAGCTTCCCTCTGATGGTGGGCGTCGTATGCAGTAGCCTTTTTCTAGTCTTCCCCAACACCCGCTACGGCATTGGGTGCATGGCTGCATGA